One Tessaracoccus lacteus DNA window includes the following coding sequences:
- a CDS encoding sugar phosphate isomerase/epimerase family protein, translated as MSGIRTSVSLYSLQDSYARGRVDLASALAFVADTGATGVELISDQMIVGTPFPTDETVAAWRTALDASGLAPVCNDIFINSTLYANRVLRPREQLELLKRDLDVSARLGFDLVRLVSDTSAEVTLAALPYAEGLGVTMALEVHAGMSFDSPGTAGWIAMMRAAQSERLGLVVDTGIFCHRHPRVSTQYFLGLGLTPAVATRIDELFAEHGDTMRLFSQGGQMVFPDDLTALFSGPVDGEYAFFSTGYENTPLTVLDEYAPYIRHVHGKFFEMTGGEEYSIDYRAVVQALHGIGYTGYISSEYEGNRFVPVDGAVDDQGQVRAHQRLLSQLVAEVE; from the coding sequence ATGAGCGGCATCAGGACCTCCGTCAGCCTGTACAGCCTGCAGGACTCCTACGCGCGCGGCCGCGTCGACCTGGCCTCGGCGCTCGCCTTCGTCGCCGACACCGGCGCGACGGGCGTCGAGCTGATCAGCGACCAGATGATCGTCGGCACGCCGTTCCCCACGGACGAGACGGTCGCCGCCTGGCGCACGGCGCTGGACGCCTCCGGACTGGCCCCGGTCTGCAACGACATCTTCATCAACTCCACGCTGTACGCCAACCGCGTCCTGCGGCCCCGCGAGCAGCTCGAGCTGCTGAAGCGCGACCTCGACGTCAGCGCCCGGCTCGGCTTCGACCTCGTGCGCCTCGTCTCCGACACATCCGCCGAGGTCACGCTCGCGGCGCTGCCGTACGCGGAGGGGCTCGGCGTCACGATGGCCCTGGAGGTGCACGCGGGGATGAGCTTCGACAGCCCCGGCACCGCCGGGTGGATCGCCATGATGCGCGCGGCCCAGTCGGAGCGGCTCGGGCTGGTCGTCGATACGGGCATCTTCTGCCACCGGCACCCGCGCGTCAGCACGCAGTACTTCCTGGGGCTCGGGCTGACTCCCGCCGTCGCCACGAGGATCGACGAGCTGTTCGCCGAGCACGGCGACACCATGCGGCTGTTCAGCCAGGGCGGGCAGATGGTGTTCCCCGACGACCTGACCGCGCTCTTCAGCGGCCCCGTCGACGGCGAGTATGCCTTCTTCTCCACCGGCTACGAGAACACCCCACTCACAGTGCTCGACGAGTACGCGCCCTATATCCGGCACGTGCACGGCAAGTTCTTCGAGATGACGGGTGGCGAGGAGTACTCGATCGACTACCGGGCCGTCGTGCAGGCCCTCCACGGAATCGGCTACACCGGCTACATCTCCAGCGAGTACGAGGGGAACCGGTTCGTCCCCGTCGACGGTGCCGTCGACGACCAGGGCCAGGTCAGGGCCCATCAACGCCTGCTCAGCCAGCTCGTCGCGGAAGTGGAGTGA
- a CDS encoding sugar phosphate isomerase/epimerase family protein produces MSRLVTLFTGQWADLPFEEVCRRASEWGFDGLEVACSGDHLDVWAAAEDDAYLASKQETLARYGLEVYAISNHLTGQAVCDDPIDARHQGILSARTWGDGDPEGVRQRAAEELKVTAVAARRLGAKVVTGFTGSKIWKYVAMFPPASEDMIADGYADFARRFNPIMDAFEDNGVRFALEVHPSEIAYDYWTTKATLEAIGHREVFGLNFDPSHMNWQQLDAAGFLVDFADRIYHVHCKDSKRRFNGRNAPLGSHLPWGDPRRGWDFVSAGRGDCDWEALFRTINAIGYDGPVSVEWEDAGMERFVGAPQALQFVRDNWLVPPTAAFDSAFSNR; encoded by the coding sequence ATGTCGCGATTGGTCACTCTGTTCACCGGCCAGTGGGCCGACCTGCCCTTCGAGGAGGTGTGTCGGCGGGCCTCCGAGTGGGGGTTCGACGGCCTTGAGGTCGCCTGCTCCGGCGATCACCTGGACGTGTGGGCGGCCGCCGAGGACGACGCCTACCTAGCGTCGAAGCAGGAGACGCTCGCCCGCTACGGGCTCGAGGTCTACGCGATCAGCAACCACCTCACCGGCCAGGCCGTCTGCGACGACCCGATCGACGCCCGCCATCAGGGCATCCTGTCCGCCCGCACATGGGGAGACGGCGACCCCGAGGGCGTCCGGCAGCGGGCGGCCGAGGAGCTGAAGGTCACCGCGGTCGCCGCGCGCAGGTTGGGCGCGAAGGTCGTCACCGGCTTCACCGGATCGAAGATCTGGAAGTACGTCGCGATGTTCCCGCCGGCCAGCGAGGACATGATCGCCGACGGCTACGCCGACTTCGCCCGACGCTTCAACCCCATCATGGACGCCTTTGAGGACAACGGCGTGCGGTTCGCGCTCGAGGTCCACCCCTCCGAGATCGCCTACGACTACTGGACCACGAAGGCGACGCTCGAGGCGATCGGACACCGCGAGGTGTTCGGCCTGAACTTCGACCCCAGCCACATGAACTGGCAGCAGCTCGACGCCGCCGGTTTCCTCGTCGACTTCGCCGACCGCATCTACCACGTGCACTGCAAGGACTCGAAGCGCCGCTTCAACGGTCGCAACGCCCCGCTCGGCTCGCACCTGCCCTGGGGAGACCCGCGACGCGGCTGGGACTTCGTCTCCGCCGGCCGCGGCGACTGTGACTGGGAGGCCCTGTTCCGCACCATCAACGCGATCGGCTACGACGGCCCCGTCTCCGTCGAATGGGAGGACGCCGGGATGGAGCGCTTCGTCGGCGCCCCCCAGGCGTTGCAGTTCGTGCGCGATAACTGGCTCGTCCCCCCGACCGCGGCGTTCGACTCCGCCTTCTCCAACCGCTGA
- a CDS encoding ROK family glucokinase → MDTNTAELTVGVDIGGTKIAAGVVDAHGQILAHAYRATDPHDPRQIEGAVAETVEELRSQYPQVDAVGVAAAGFVGSDRTTMLFAPNIAWRNHPLGSILTDRIGLPVVIENDANAAAWAEYRFGQGRGADSMVMLTLGTGLGGAIISNGQLIRGSFGAAAELGHMTIVPDGHFCGCGQEGCWEAYASGTALAKLARSVAVADPDGAQAMLAAAGGDQIVGAHVTAAARQGDPLALSLLTRFGHYLGVGIATLTAVVDPAVVVVGGGIAAVAGDLILPSARTSFLNNLSGRGFRGEPRIVTADLGNDAGIIGAADSARVPARTTERVLEGAAR, encoded by the coding sequence ATGGACACGAACACGGCAGAACTCACCGTCGGCGTCGACATCGGCGGCACCAAGATCGCGGCCGGAGTCGTCGACGCACACGGCCAGATCCTGGCTCACGCCTACCGCGCCACCGACCCCCACGATCCCCGGCAGATCGAAGGCGCGGTCGCCGAGACCGTCGAGGAACTGCGCTCGCAGTACCCGCAGGTCGACGCGGTCGGCGTCGCGGCGGCCGGCTTCGTTGGCTCCGACCGCACCACGATGCTGTTCGCCCCCAACATCGCCTGGCGCAACCACCCGCTCGGATCGATCCTGACCGACCGCATCGGGCTGCCCGTCGTCATCGAGAACGACGCCAACGCGGCCGCCTGGGCCGAGTACCGGTTCGGGCAGGGACGAGGGGCCGACAGCATGGTCATGCTCACGCTCGGCACGGGGCTGGGCGGCGCCATCATCAGCAATGGCCAGCTGATCCGCGGATCCTTCGGGGCGGCCGCGGAGCTCGGCCACATGACGATCGTCCCCGACGGGCACTTCTGCGGCTGCGGTCAGGAGGGCTGCTGGGAGGCGTACGCGTCGGGCACCGCGCTGGCGAAGCTGGCACGCTCGGTCGCCGTCGCCGACCCCGACGGCGCGCAGGCCATGCTCGCCGCAGCGGGGGGCGACCAGATCGTCGGCGCCCACGTGACCGCCGCGGCGCGCCAGGGCGACCCGCTCGCCCTCAGCCTGCTCACGCGTTTCGGGCACTACCTCGGCGTCGGCATCGCGACGCTCACGGCGGTGGTCGATCCCGCGGTGGTCGTCGTGGGCGGGGGCATCGCCGCCGTGGCAGGGGACCTGATCCTCCCGTCGGCCCGCACGTCGTTCCTCAACAACCTGTCGGGTCGCGGATTCCGCGGGGAGCCGCGGATCGTGACCGCCGACCTCGGCAACGACGCCGGCATCATCGGCGCGGCGGACTCCGCGCGCGTCCCGGCCCGCACCACGGAGCGCGTCCTCGAGGGGGCCGCGCGATGA
- a CDS encoding Gfo/Idh/MocA family protein, whose product MTKHRIGIVGLGFIGTQKHLVGLAQHPDKAEIVGFCDIDEDRAKDAQAKYGSADSYVTTDYHQLLADESIDIVHVCTWNNTHCEITVAALEAGKHVLCEKPMAITGEEARRMVAAAEKSGKTLSVGYQYRFRNESQYIRKLVDEGRLGEIYAGAAHAVRRRGVPIWGVFTDKEKQGGGPLIDLGGHAIDLALWYMGNYEVESVTGVVNYKLGDKPEGNAAGPWNPETYTVEDSAFGFVRFTNGASLQVRASWALNVPESRESCVELFGTDGGIDVVQKGSDQLVTLNSVQGGMLVNTQPEQGAAYFGLGGESQSGFSYMGGLEAGQWLDAITNGTEPLVTAEQACVVSEILDAIYTSARTGRPVYFNQPAGLDEDLDGEAAAIAAQNYQPA is encoded by the coding sequence ATGACGAAACACCGCATCGGCATCGTGGGCCTGGGCTTCATCGGAACCCAGAAGCACCTCGTCGGGCTCGCGCAGCACCCCGACAAGGCCGAAATCGTCGGCTTCTGCGACATCGACGAGGACCGCGCGAAGGACGCGCAGGCCAAGTACGGCTCGGCCGACTCCTACGTCACCACCGACTACCACCAGCTGCTCGCCGACGAGTCGATCGACATCGTCCACGTGTGCACCTGGAACAACACCCACTGCGAGATCACCGTCGCCGCGCTCGAGGCCGGCAAGCACGTCCTGTGCGAGAAGCCGATGGCCATCACCGGCGAGGAGGCGCGACGCATGGTCGCGGCCGCCGAGAAGTCGGGCAAGACCCTGTCCGTCGGCTACCAGTACCGCTTCCGCAACGAGTCGCAGTACATCCGCAAGCTCGTCGACGAGGGTCGCCTCGGCGAGATCTACGCCGGCGCGGCGCACGCCGTCCGTCGTCGCGGCGTCCCGATCTGGGGCGTCTTCACCGACAAGGAGAAGCAGGGCGGCGGCCCGCTGATCGACCTCGGCGGACACGCGATCGACCTGGCGCTCTGGTACATGGGCAACTACGAGGTCGAGTCCGTCACCGGCGTCGTGAACTACAAGCTGGGTGACAAGCCCGAGGGCAACGCGGCCGGCCCGTGGAACCCCGAGACCTACACCGTCGAGGACTCCGCCTTCGGCTTCGTCCGCTTCACCAACGGCGCCTCGCTGCAGGTTCGCGCCTCCTGGGCGCTGAACGTGCCCGAGTCGCGTGAGTCCTGTGTCGAGCTGTTCGGCACCGACGGCGGGATCGACGTTGTGCAGAAGGGCTCGGACCAGCTCGTCACGCTCAACTCGGTGCAGGGCGGCATGCTCGTCAACACGCAGCCCGAGCAGGGCGCGGCCTACTTCGGCCTCGGCGGCGAGTCCCAGTCCGGCTTCAGCTACATGGGCGGCCTGGAGGCCGGCCAGTGGCTGGACGCGATCACCAACGGCACCGAGCCGCTCGTGACCGCCGAGCAGGCCTGCGTCGTCTCCGAGATCCTCGACGCGATCTACACCTCCGCCAGGACCGGGCGACCCGTCTACTTCAACCAGCCCGCTGGCCTGGATGAGGACCTCGACGGCGAGGCGGCCGCGATCGCCGCCCAGAACTACCAGCCCGCCTGA
- a CDS encoding C-glycoside deglycosidase beta subunit domain-containing protein: protein MFDNYVFTEGSARNVMTETGESAFQAETLITYYRGIPLSMVHDLQLVVDGAEVPRGELAISPGGDEWFMLDEATTVTSYRWEYGTPLTVRWLGTHLSSGDHEVTMRLRIRVAYIPIPFGGERTRTITV from the coding sequence ATGTTCGACAACTACGTATTCACCGAGGGCTCCGCGCGCAACGTGATGACGGAGACGGGAGAGTCGGCGTTCCAGGCCGAGACGCTGATCACGTACTACCGCGGGATCCCGCTGTCGATGGTCCACGACCTCCAGCTCGTCGTCGACGGCGCCGAGGTTCCGCGCGGCGAGCTCGCCATCTCCCCCGGCGGCGACGAGTGGTTCATGCTCGACGAGGCCACCACCGTCACCAGCTACCGCTGGGAGTACGGGACCCCGCTCACCGTCCGGTGGCTCGGCACCCACCTCTCCTCCGGCGACCACGAGGTGACCATGCGGTTGCGCATCCGCGTCGCCTACATCCCCATTCCGTTCGGTGGCGAACGCACCCGGACCATCACCGTCTGA
- a CDS encoding MFS transporter, producing the protein MAPSTEGKLSFGTKLTYGLGDFASQLMWSLASSYLVLFYTDNVGLAAGSVGILMLVARVADALFDPLLGAYAERHPTKHGRFRPWLLYASPILAVSVVLTFMTVPGGDVTKFLWAGATYLFMGFMYSAVNLPYGALASVMTRDGDERVSLMSFRMIGTNLGAVALSALTMPLVLHFSGVGDGETTTTTGFTITAAILACIAVPMFWLVFAKSKEIIQPQISETRVPLKETLKVVLGNKPLMLVTVALFLSLTNLFGRLAVVIYYYIYLMGRYDLIAPLMMLPSIMGAIGIACFARLSKTLGKKKTVILSLTITAIPTILLFFVDPSNLTLVILLTALYGLGNFAVPVLMSMVPDAIDYAQDKTGVRSDGTAYAATSMGTKIASAVGGAMGAMLLGAFGYVANQQQTEVAALGINVTVNLFPAAASLLAIIPVALYPITEQKYAEITARLRARQAAQQTTDEA; encoded by the coding sequence GTGGCTCCCTCGACCGAAGGCAAGCTGTCCTTCGGGACCAAGCTGACCTATGGCCTCGGCGACTTCGCCAGCCAGCTGATGTGGAGCCTCGCCTCGTCCTACCTCGTCCTCTTCTACACCGACAACGTCGGCCTCGCCGCGGGGTCCGTCGGCATCCTCATGCTGGTCGCGCGCGTCGCCGACGCACTCTTCGACCCGCTGCTGGGCGCCTACGCCGAGCGCCACCCCACCAAGCACGGGCGCTTCCGGCCCTGGCTCCTCTACGCCTCCCCGATCCTGGCCGTGAGCGTCGTCCTGACCTTCATGACCGTCCCCGGCGGAGACGTCACCAAGTTCCTCTGGGCCGGCGCCACCTACCTCTTCATGGGCTTCATGTACTCGGCCGTCAACCTGCCCTACGGCGCCCTGGCCTCCGTCATGACCCGCGACGGCGACGAGCGCGTGTCTCTGATGTCGTTCCGCATGATCGGCACCAACCTCGGCGCCGTCGCACTCAGCGCCCTGACGATGCCCCTGGTCCTTCACTTCTCCGGCGTCGGCGACGGCGAGACCACCACCACCACGGGCTTCACGATCACCGCCGCGATCCTCGCCTGCATCGCCGTGCCGATGTTCTGGCTGGTCTTCGCCAAGTCGAAGGAGATCATCCAGCCCCAGATCTCCGAGACGCGCGTTCCGCTGAAGGAGACCCTGAAGGTCGTCCTCGGCAACAAGCCGCTGATGCTCGTGACCGTTGCGCTGTTCCTCAGCCTGACCAACCTGTTCGGCCGCCTCGCAGTGGTCATCTACTACTACATCTACCTGATGGGCCGCTACGACCTCATCGCCCCGCTGATGATGCTGCCCTCGATCATGGGCGCGATCGGCATCGCGTGCTTCGCCCGCCTGTCGAAGACGCTCGGCAAGAAGAAGACGGTCATCCTGTCGCTCACCATCACGGCGATCCCGACCATCCTGCTGTTCTTCGTCGACCCGTCGAACCTGACGCTCGTCATCCTGCTCACCGCCCTGTACGGCCTCGGCAACTTCGCCGTCCCGGTCCTGATGTCCATGGTGCCCGACGCCATCGACTACGCCCAGGACAAGACCGGCGTCCGCAGCGACGGCACCGCCTACGCGGCCACCTCCATGGGCACCAAGATCGCCTCCGCGGTCGGCGGGGCTATGGGCGCAATGCTGCTCGGCGCGTTCGGCTACGTCGCCAACCAGCAGCAGACCGAGGTCGCCGCGCTCGGCATCAACGTCACGGTCAACCTCTTCCCGGCGGCCGCGAGCCTGCTCGCCATCATCCCTGTCGCCCTCTACCCGATCACCGAGCAGAAGTACGCGGAGATCACCGCCCGTCTCCGGGCGCGCCAGGCGGCTCAGCAGACGACCGACGAGGCCTGA
- a CDS encoding PepSY domain-containing protein, whose amino-acid sequence MSVSWKPAALALTAVLALSACTYQDPAAEPAVTATAVATSAATSSPQPGDDATAEASAAESTSTAAATVSPDTVAPSKTTDLASWDVPVTVDDAVKRASGAAEGTMHQVELGYSDYYRAWTYKVGFQAGSTDTTVVVDAATGDIIANEKDTEDDEDREKAVDITEMSPQDAIAAALKVRSGTVTEWTLEWDDDVQVYTVEVAKGDDSEDVTVQTKSGKANLD is encoded by the coding sequence ATGAGCGTCTCCTGGAAGCCCGCCGCGTTGGCCTTGACCGCCGTCCTGGCGCTCTCCGCCTGCACCTACCAGGACCCGGCTGCGGAACCGGCCGTCACGGCGACCGCGGTCGCCACCTCGGCCGCGACGTCCAGCCCTCAGCCGGGTGACGATGCCACCGCCGAAGCGTCAGCGGCCGAGTCCACCAGTACGGCGGCCGCGACAGTCAGCCCCGACACCGTCGCGCCGTCCAAGACCACCGACCTCGCGTCGTGGGACGTTCCTGTCACCGTCGACGATGCCGTCAAGCGGGCATCGGGCGCTGCCGAGGGAACCATGCACCAGGTCGAACTCGGGTACTCCGACTACTACCGGGCCTGGACGTACAAGGTCGGCTTCCAGGCGGGGTCCACCGACACCACCGTCGTCGTCGACGCCGCCACGGGCGACATCATCGCCAACGAGAAGGACACCGAGGACGACGAGGACCGCGAGAAGGCCGTCGACATCACCGAGATGTCGCCGCAGGACGCGATCGCCGCGGCCCTGAAGGTCCGCAGCGGCACCGTCACCGAGTGGACGCTGGAGTGGGACGACGACGTGCAGGTCTACACCGTCGAGGTGGCGAAGGGCGACGACTCCGAGGACGTCACCGTGCAGACGAAGTCCGGCAAGGCGAATCTAGACTGA
- a CDS encoding ROK family protein yields MVAPSHQDPWAQVSEVVRLIHSGEARTRPELAENTRLGRNIITQRIQSALDLGLIRPSGEQRSRGGRGAEVYEFSGDQGRILAATIGTAELRVALTDLDLQIIESRRIEWDLMVSPQATCERVATEMEDLLRAHPEHAAWGVGIGVPTPVQPVTGRTIGPLIAGPHALEWATKLDIRTWFTQRMNSPVWTESISNLATLGAAAEPDSPSDLLYVRMGRGVSAGIISGGRLHRGADALAGEITHLTVDPSSTQICLCGRIGCLDTFASQWAVEAAAGRLLMSGDGGALESRAVTVADVVAAAEAGDPGCVDLILRAADATGRALASAVTWFNPRRVVVGGNALAMSHLFTGALTRTLNAQAPAGALQNLDLTQGSAERTEELRGAAALVTETLLSPSYLMEWGPGGFPIDVTKILDRYPLLV; encoded by the coding sequence GTGGTCGCGCCGTCACATCAGGACCCCTGGGCCCAGGTATCAGAGGTTGTCCGCCTCATTCACAGCGGCGAGGCACGCACCCGCCCGGAGCTGGCCGAGAACACGCGGCTCGGTCGCAACATCATCACGCAGCGCATCCAGTCCGCCCTCGACCTCGGGCTCATCCGGCCGTCGGGTGAGCAGCGGAGCCGCGGCGGTCGCGGCGCCGAGGTGTACGAGTTCTCCGGCGACCAGGGGCGCATCCTGGCCGCCACGATCGGCACCGCCGAGCTGCGCGTCGCGCTGACCGACCTCGACCTGCAGATCATCGAGTCCCGGAGGATCGAGTGGGATCTGATGGTCAGCCCGCAGGCAACCTGCGAGCGTGTGGCCACCGAGATGGAGGACCTGCTGCGCGCCCACCCGGAACACGCGGCCTGGGGCGTCGGCATCGGGGTCCCGACCCCGGTCCAGCCCGTGACCGGCCGGACGATCGGCCCCCTCATCGCCGGACCTCACGCCCTGGAGTGGGCGACGAAGCTCGACATCCGCACGTGGTTCACCCAGCGGATGAACTCGCCGGTGTGGACTGAGTCCATCTCCAACCTGGCTACGCTCGGAGCCGCCGCCGAGCCCGACTCCCCGAGCGACCTCCTCTACGTCAGGATGGGGCGAGGGGTCAGCGCGGGCATCATCTCCGGAGGCCGCCTGCACCGGGGAGCGGATGCGCTGGCCGGCGAGATCACGCACCTGACCGTCGACCCCTCATCGACCCAGATCTGCCTCTGCGGCCGGATCGGATGCCTCGACACCTTCGCCTCCCAGTGGGCGGTCGAGGCCGCGGCGGGCCGCCTCCTGATGAGCGGCGACGGCGGGGCCCTCGAGTCGAGGGCGGTCACCGTCGCGGACGTGGTGGCGGCGGCCGAGGCCGGCGACCCCGGCTGCGTCGACCTCATCCTGAGGGCGGCCGACGCGACGGGCCGCGCGCTCGCATCGGCCGTCACCTGGTTCAACCCCCGGCGGGTGGTTGTCGGCGGCAACGCGCTGGCTATGAGCCACCTGTTCACGGGGGCGCTGACCCGGACGCTGAACGCGCAGGCACCGGCCGGCGCACTCCAGAACCTGGATCTCACACAGGGATCCGCTGAGCGCACAGAGGAACTGCGCGGCGCAGCCGCGCTCGTCACCGAGACGCTGCTCTCACCCTCCTACCTCATGGAGTGGGGCCCGGGCGGCTTCCCGATCGACGTGACGAAGATCCTCGATCGCTATCCGCTACTTGTGTAG
- a CDS encoding iron chaperone: MGSIDEYLATLDPADAQVIGRCYDVARVVVPDATQGQGYGMPALTHRGKPLLSVMRAKTHFGLYPFSARVVSSLEDQLGGIDHAKGTIRFQADAPLTEELLTSLVAARAAEIEA, from the coding sequence ATGGGATCCATCGACGAATACCTCGCGACCCTCGATCCGGCCGACGCGCAGGTCATCGGGCGCTGCTACGACGTGGCACGCGTCGTCGTGCCGGACGCGACGCAGGGCCAGGGCTACGGAATGCCGGCCCTGACGCACCGAGGCAAGCCGCTGCTGTCGGTGATGCGGGCCAAGACACACTTCGGGCTGTACCCGTTCAGCGCGCGCGTGGTCTCGTCGCTGGAGGACCAGCTCGGTGGGATCGACCATGCGAAGGGGACGATCCGCTTCCAGGCCGACGCGCCTCTGACGGAGGAGCTGCTCACGTCGCTCGTCGCGGCCCGTGCCGCCGAGATCGAGGCCTGA
- a CDS encoding GMC oxidoreductase: MLNPDHTYDVIVIGSGPAGSTAVKELTERGLDVLLLEAGRELREEDFEPLKKKPAAMGMDLVPRAKAMARGQFRQACRPYFSESSNRFLVNDVEDPYTTPLAHPYLWVRSKLLGGRMNSYGKVLQRMSDVDFKAASQDGYGEDWPISYDDLEPWYDRVEEFLGVYGDRDGLTHPPDGRYAGPGFLTGLEKDFKSTVEARWPERKVISWRVQAPFLDRVPPGIAAALATGRLTIRTDAEVTRIITSEATGLATGAVFRDRNSKREHRVSADAVMVCASTIESIRLLLNSGSARHPGGLGNSSGVLGHYFMDQTISVGFFDSPQHAGTWDAPDNMPADPFYGTPGGVLIPRYENLDGRSEAGFRRGISFQGLGGRFPVPAGSPAPFGLGGSGEMLARYDNVVSLSGRLKDRWGMPVPHIDVTMGDNDRVLLKRTMTALKEMADECGYRVNFIGSAAGLETERIWPDFNPLQRLIFRQGIKMSIVLGAAIHECGGARMGTDPRTSIMNGVNQLWDVPNVFVPDASSFVSSSTVGPALTIMALAARTSAFVADRLADGDLRETAADATV; this comes from the coding sequence ATGTTGAACCCCGACCACACCTACGACGTCATCGTCATCGGCTCCGGCCCCGCGGGCAGCACCGCCGTCAAGGAGCTGACCGAGCGCGGCCTCGACGTCCTCCTTCTCGAGGCCGGGCGCGAGCTGCGCGAGGAGGACTTCGAGCCCCTGAAGAAGAAGCCGGCCGCCATGGGCATGGACCTCGTCCCGCGGGCGAAGGCCATGGCCCGCGGCCAGTTCCGCCAGGCGTGCCGGCCCTATTTCAGCGAGTCGTCGAACCGTTTCCTCGTCAACGACGTGGAGGACCCGTACACGACCCCGCTCGCCCACCCGTACCTGTGGGTGCGGAGCAAGCTGCTCGGCGGCCGCATGAACAGCTACGGCAAGGTGCTGCAGCGCATGTCGGACGTCGACTTCAAGGCCGCCTCCCAGGACGGCTACGGCGAGGACTGGCCGATCAGCTACGACGACCTCGAGCCCTGGTACGACCGCGTCGAGGAGTTCCTCGGCGTCTACGGCGACCGGGACGGCCTCACGCACCCGCCCGACGGCCGCTACGCCGGGCCCGGCTTCCTCACCGGTCTCGAGAAGGACTTCAAGTCCACGGTCGAGGCCCGCTGGCCTGAGCGCAAGGTCATCTCGTGGCGCGTCCAGGCGCCGTTCCTCGACCGGGTGCCGCCGGGCATCGCGGCGGCCCTGGCGACGGGGCGGCTGACCATCCGCACCGATGCCGAGGTGACCCGCATCATCACGAGCGAGGCGACGGGGCTGGCCACGGGGGCCGTCTTCCGCGACCGCAATTCGAAGCGCGAGCACCGCGTGAGCGCCGACGCGGTGATGGTGTGCGCGTCGACGATCGAGTCGATCCGACTGCTGCTCAACTCCGGCTCGGCGCGCCACCCCGGCGGGCTGGGCAACTCGTCGGGCGTGCTGGGCCACTACTTCATGGACCAGACGATCAGCGTCGGCTTCTTCGACTCCCCGCAGCACGCGGGCACGTGGGACGCGCCGGACAACATGCCGGCCGATCCCTTCTACGGCACGCCCGGCGGTGTGCTGATCCCCCGGTACGAGAACCTCGACGGCCGTTCGGAGGCCGGGTTCCGGCGGGGCATCTCGTTCCAGGGCCTCGGCGGCCGGTTCCCGGTGCCCGCCGGGTCGCCCGCACCGTTCGGGCTGGGCGGCTCCGGCGAGATGCTCGCCCGCTACGACAACGTCGTCTCACTCAGCGGTCGCCTCAAGGACCGCTGGGGCATGCCCGTCCCGCACATCGATGTCACGATGGGCGACAACGACCGCGTCCTGCTGAAGCGCACGATGACGGCGCTGAAGGAGATGGCCGACGAGTGCGGCTACCGGGTCAACTTCATCGGTTCGGCCGCGGGGCTCGAGACCGAGAGGATCTGGCCGGACTTCAATCCGCTGCAGCGGCTCATCTTCCGGCAGGGCATCAAGATGTCCATCGTGCTGGGCGCCGCGATCCACGAGTGCGGCGGGGCGCGCATGGGAACGGACCCGCGCACGTCGATCATGAACGGCGTCAACCAGCTGTGGGACGTGCCCAACGTGTTCGTGCCGGATGCGTCGTCGTTCGTCAGCAGCAGCACCGTCGGGCCCGCGCTGACGATCATGGCGCTGGCCGCAAGGACCAGCGCGTTCGTCGCGGACCGGCTCGCCGACGGTGATCTCCGCGAGACGGCGGCAGACGCTACCGTGTGA